Proteins from a single region of Terriglobia bacterium:
- a CDS encoding chorismate-binding protein produces the protein MKTLREVRRELRDGVNVVPLTREIPADTLTPVAAFLRLQDEKAPSFLLESVEGGERLARYSFLGTRPFETLTVRRGRVRQRTADGTERVLEGHPFWTLGEAVGRLRAKTDPALPPFCGGAVGTIGYEMSRHLEPTVRLGEPDVPEAELKLFRNVVAFDHLRQRMLLVANVVSEGNPPLTGAYRAACDDLDEMEHLLRRPFSERSRRIAPDRARSRPPSYAMGRPAFLEGVERLKRHIRAGDIFQAVLSERIEVPLRATPLEVYRALRSANPSPYMFLVGTSDEAILGASPEMLVRIHGRAVETRPIAGTRRRGATEEEDRILERRLIASPKERAEHVMLVDLGRNDVGRVARPGTVRVSSFMQVERYSHVMHLVSSVRGRLRTGVSAWRALAACFPAGTVSGAPKIRAMQIIGEIEPVPRGPYAGAVLYRGFGGNLDSAIAIRSLVVRRTRQGRMARVQAGAGIVADSDPEREHEEVRSKSAAIREAIRVAEGQP, from the coding sequence ATGAAGACGCTCCGCGAGGTCCGGCGAGAGTTGAGGGACGGCGTCAACGTGGTCCCCCTGACGAGGGAGATCCCGGCGGACACGCTCACGCCCGTCGCGGCGTTCCTGCGGCTCCAGGACGAGAAGGCGCCGTCGTTCCTGCTGGAGAGCGTCGAGGGGGGCGAACGCCTCGCGCGGTACTCCTTCCTCGGGACGCGCCCGTTCGAGACGCTCACCGTGCGACGGGGAAGGGTCAGGCAGAGGACGGCCGACGGGACGGAACGGGTCCTCGAAGGGCATCCGTTCTGGACCCTGGGCGAGGCCGTCGGCCGTCTCCGCGCGAAGACGGACCCGGCGCTTCCGCCCTTCTGCGGCGGGGCGGTGGGAACGATCGGCTACGAGATGTCGCGCCACCTCGAGCCGACCGTGCGCCTCGGCGAGCCGGACGTGCCCGAGGCGGAGCTTAAGCTCTTCCGGAACGTCGTGGCGTTCGACCACCTGCGCCAGAGGATGCTCCTCGTGGCGAACGTCGTTTCGGAGGGGAACCCGCCGCTCACGGGAGCGTACCGGGCGGCCTGCGACGACCTGGACGAGATGGAGCACCTCCTGCGCCGTCCGTTCAGCGAGCGGAGCCGCCGCATCGCGCCGGACCGCGCCCGCTCCCGGCCCCCTTCCTACGCGATGGGACGGCCGGCCTTTCTCGAGGGGGTCGAGCGGCTGAAGCGCCACATCCGTGCCGGGGACATCTTCCAGGCGGTCCTCTCCGAGAGGATCGAGGTGCCGCTCCGCGCCACCCCTCTCGAGGTCTACCGCGCGCTCCGCTCGGCGAACCCCTCTCCCTACATGTTCCTCGTCGGCACGTCGGACGAGGCCATCCTCGGCGCCTCCCCCGAGATGCTCGTCAGGATCCACGGGCGCGCCGTCGAGACGCGGCCGATCGCCGGCACGAGGCGGCGGGGCGCCACCGAGGAGGAGGACCGCATCCTCGAGAGGCGTCTGATCGCTAGCCCGAAGGAGCGCGCGGAGCACGTGATGCTGGTGGACCTCGGCCGGAACGACGTCGGCCGGGTCGCCCGCCCGGGGACCGTGCGCGTGTCGTCGTTCATGCAGGTCGAGCGCTACTCCCACGTCATGCACCTGGTCTCGAGCGTGCGCGGCCGGCTCCGCACCGGCGTCTCCGCCTGGCGGGCGCTTGCGGCCTGTTTTCCCGCAGGCACCGTCAGCGGCGCTCCGAAGATCCGCGCGATGCAGATCATCGGGGAGATCGAGCCGGTCCCGCGGGGGCCCTACGCCGGGGCGGTCCTGTACCGGGGCTTCGGCGGGAACCTGGACTCGGCCATCGCCATCCGGAGCCTCGTCGTCCGGCGCACCCGTCAGGGACGGATGGCCCGCGTGCAAGCCGGCGCGGGGATCGTGGCGGACTCCGACCCGGAGAGGGAGCACGAGGAGGTCAGGAGCAAGTCCGCAGCGATTCGCGAGGCGATACGTGTCGCCGAGGGGCAGCCATGA
- a CDS encoding aminodeoxychorismate/anthranilate synthase component II — protein MILLIDNYDSFTYNLYQALRELGAAVVVRRNDEVDSAAVARLAPDRIVISPGPGRPEEAGEVLAILRAFASRVPVLGVCLGHQALALAFGGRVVRARRTVHGKPSAVRHDGGGVYRGIENPFRGGRYHSLVVDRNALPFGFSITAEAEDGTVMGIRHASWPAEGVQFHPESVMTEHGGKLLRNFLEA, from the coding sequence ATGATCCTCCTGATCGACAACTACGATTCGTTCACCTACAACCTGTACCAGGCCCTCCGCGAACTGGGCGCGGCGGTGGTCGTGAGGCGCAACGACGAAGTGGACTCCGCCGCCGTGGCGCGCCTCGCCCCCGATCGCATCGTGATCTCGCCGGGGCCCGGGCGGCCGGAGGAGGCGGGGGAGGTCCTCGCGATCCTCCGGGCGTTCGCGTCGCGCGTCCCCGTCCTCGGGGTCTGCCTCGGGCACCAGGCGCTGGCGCTGGCCTTCGGCGGGCGCGTCGTGCGTGCGCGAAGGACCGTGCACGGCAAGCCGAGCGCCGTCCGGCACGACGGCGGCGGAGTGTATCGGGGGATCGAGAACCCGTTCCGGGGAGGGCGCTACCACTCGCTCGTCGTGGACCGGAACGCCCTGCCCTTCGGGTTCTCGATCACCGCGGAGGCGGAGGACGGAACGGTCATGGGGATACGGCACGCGAGCTGGCCCGCGGAAGGCGTGCAGTTCCACCCGGAGTCCGTCATGACCGAGCACGGCGGGAAGCTCCTGCGGAATTTCCTGGAGGCTTGA
- the trpD gene encoding anthranilate phosphoribosyltransferase, translating to MSECIDKVCRRETLGREGARVAMDRLVSGEVSEVQAAALLGALGARGADEEELIGFALSLREHALKVEIRGRALVDTCGTGGDGLHTFNFSTAAALVAAGAGAAVAKHGNRAVSSRSGSVEVLEALGVVADAPPESVRRSIEQTGFGFLFAPRFHPAMRNVAPVRRALRVRTVFNLLGPLANPAGVKRQVVGVYDAALVPVIARVLAGLGAARAMVVHGEDGMDELSLASATHVAHVDAVRGIWTETLVPGDAGLRPAGAAALRGGGPAENARHLEELLLGRSGPLADGASLNAGAALVVAGIAATVREGVALARESIMSGRAHEVLVKLRREAHGTTTREEIAS from the coding sequence CTGTCCGAGTGCATCGACAAGGTATGCCGGCGGGAGACCCTTGGGCGCGAAGGGGCCAGGGTCGCGATGGACCGCCTCGTCTCCGGCGAGGTCTCCGAGGTCCAGGCGGCGGCGCTCCTCGGCGCGCTGGGCGCCCGCGGCGCCGACGAGGAGGAGCTGATCGGCTTCGCCCTGAGCCTCAGGGAGCACGCTCTCAAGGTGGAGATTCGGGGCCGGGCGCTGGTGGACACGTGCGGCACCGGCGGCGACGGCCTTCACACGTTCAATTTCTCGACGGCCGCCGCGCTCGTCGCCGCAGGAGCGGGGGCGGCGGTCGCGAAGCACGGGAACCGCGCCGTGTCGAGCCGGTCGGGCAGCGTTGAAGTGCTGGAGGCGCTCGGCGTCGTCGCGGACGCGCCGCCGGAGTCGGTGCGGCGCTCGATCGAACAGACCGGGTTCGGGTTCCTGTTCGCGCCGCGCTTCCATCCGGCCATGAGGAACGTCGCACCGGTGCGCCGGGCGCTCCGCGTGCGCACGGTGTTCAACTTGCTCGGGCCCCTCGCGAACCCGGCGGGAGTGAAGCGCCAGGTCGTCGGCGTCTATGACGCCGCTCTCGTTCCGGTGATCGCGAGAGTCCTCGCCGGCCTCGGTGCGGCGCGCGCCATGGTGGTGCACGGCGAGGACGGCATGGACGAGCTCTCGCTGGCGTCGGCGACCCACGTCGCGCACGTGGACGCCGTCCGGGGGATCTGGACGGAGACGCTCGTGCCCGGGGACGCCGGGCTGCGTCCGGCCGGTGCCGCCGCGCTCCGGGGCGGCGGCCCGGCCGAGAACGCCCGCCATCTCGAGGAGCTCCTACTGGGGAGAAGCGGGCCGCTCGCCGACGGAGCGAGCCTGAACGCGGGCGCGGCGCTCGTGGTGGCGGGGATCGCGGCCACGGTCCGGGAGGGCGTGGCCCTCGCGCGGGAGAGCATCATGTCGGGACGCGCGCACGAGGTCCTGGTCAAGCTGCGCCGGGAGGCCCACGGAACGACGACGCGCGAGGAGATCGCGTCGTGA
- a CDS encoding indole-3-glycerol phosphate synthase TrpC — MSRPAAGNGSVLDAIAAATRRRLDAARREIAPEALRAAALRARFPRGFARVLGAPAPWIVAEVKLASPSHGRLGTGVSPMALAEAYFRGGAAAISVLTEPKFFGGGFGVLDAVRRRVPLPLLMKDFVLDEYQLWQARLHGADGVLLIAALLGGRALGHLVDEATDLGLTPLVEVHDEAEMDAALLAGARLVGVNNRDLRTLRVDLAVSRRLASRRPPDGVTFVSESGIRSRREIDELANLGYRGFLVGTHLVRSADPAAGLAGLLDGRAGGGARWSRRG; from the coding sequence GTGAGCCGGCCGGCGGCGGGAAACGGCTCCGTGCTCGACGCGATCGCCGCGGCGACACGGCGGCGCCTCGACGCGGCGAGGCGGGAGATCGCTCCGGAGGCCCTGCGCGCGGCGGCGCTCCGGGCCCGCTTCCCGCGTGGCTTCGCCCGCGTGCTCGGGGCGCCCGCTCCCTGGATCGTCGCCGAGGTGAAGCTGGCGTCGCCGTCTCACGGCCGGCTCGGGACGGGCGTTTCGCCGATGGCGCTGGCCGAGGCCTACTTCCGGGGCGGCGCTGCCGCGATCTCCGTGCTCACCGAGCCGAAATTCTTCGGGGGCGGCTTCGGCGTGCTCGACGCCGTGCGGCGGCGCGTCCCGCTCCCGCTCCTGATGAAGGACTTCGTGTTGGACGAATACCAGCTCTGGCAGGCGCGGCTCCACGGTGCCGACGGCGTGCTGCTCATCGCCGCGCTGCTCGGCGGCAGGGCGCTCGGTCACCTCGTGGACGAAGCGACGGATCTCGGCCTGACCCCACTGGTCGAGGTGCACGACGAGGCGGAGATGGACGCCGCGCTCCTAGCGGGAGCCCGGCTCGTCGGGGTCAACAACCGGGACCTGCGGACGCTCCGGGTGGATCTCGCCGTGTCGCGCCGCCTGGCCTCTCGTCGGCCGCCCGATGGCGTGACGTTCGTCTCGGAGAGCGGGATTCGCTCGCGCCGGGAGATCGACGAGCTGGCCAACCTCGGCTATCGCGGGTTCCTGGTCGGCACGCATCTCGTGCGGAGCGCCGACCCCGCGGCGGGGCTGGCGGGCCTGCTCGACGGTCGGGCGGGAGGAGGCGCGCGGTGGTCGAGACGCGGGTGA
- a CDS encoding phosphoribosylanthranilate isomerase: MVETRVKICGITRIEDGVAAAESGSWAVGFVLHAASPRLVSAAEAARIAKALPPGVLRVGVFLHAPAGLVRTVEAEVELDLVQLHGDGAEATCRAVGPERVILAARLARDGDVERALELPSAHVLVDHDRSLRVPASGTTDWNLAERLARRRELTLLAGGLTSDTVEGAIRRVRPWGVDVSRGVESAPGIKDKGRILEFVERVRRADAS, translated from the coding sequence GTGGTCGAGACGCGGGTGAAGATCTGCGGGATCACCCGGATCGAGGACGGGGTCGCGGCGGCCGAGTCGGGCTCCTGGGCGGTGGGATTCGTGCTCCATGCCGCTTCGCCGAGGCTCGTGTCCGCGGCCGAGGCCGCGAGGATCGCGAAAGCGCTCCCGCCCGGCGTGCTCCGCGTCGGGGTCTTCCTCCACGCGCCGGCGGGGCTCGTCCGGACGGTGGAGGCCGAGGTCGAGCTCGACCTGGTCCAATTGCACGGAGACGGCGCCGAGGCCACCTGCCGGGCCGTCGGCCCCGAGAGGGTCATCCTCGCCGCCCGTCTCGCGCGCGACGGGGACGTGGAGCGGGCGCTCGAGCTCCCTTCGGCGCACGTCCTCGTGGATCACGACCGGTCGCTGCGAGTTCCAGCGAGCGGAACGACCGACTGGAACCTCGCGGAGCGTCTCGCCCGCCGGCGGGAACTCACGCTGCTCGCCGGCGGCCTGACCTCCGATACCGTCGAGGGGGCGATCCGGCGCGTCCGTCCCTGGGGCGTCGACGTCTCCCGCGGCGTCGAGTCCGCTCCCGGCATCAAGGACAAGGGGAGGATTCTGGAATTCGTGGAGAGGGTGAGGAGAGCCGATGCGTCGTGA
- the trpB gene encoding tryptophan synthase subunit beta, producing the protein MRRDDRETRRSAAQAGRFGRFGGRYVPETLVGPLEDLAEAHRAAVRDAGFRRELSRWLRDFVGRPTPLTFAARTTEALGGARVYLKREDLAHTGAHKINNTVGQALLARRMGKARVIAETGAGQHGVATAAAAAALGLTCTIYMGETDMARQPLNVSRMRLLGAEVVPVRSGARTLKEAVSEALRDWALNVRTTHYVLGSVLGPHPFPSMVRDFQKVIGREARSQVLAKEGRLPDLLIACVGGGSNAAGLFSAFVADQGVTLVGVEAGGLGARSGKHATRLAEARRGGTPGVLHGTYTVVLQDAAGQTRRTHSVAAGLDYPAVGPEHADLRARGRAEYGSVTDDEALAAFDFLCRTEGILPALESAHAVAHALKRVPRMKRSAVVVVNLSGRGDKDVETLSAARRA; encoded by the coding sequence ATGCGTCGTGACGACCGGGAGACGCGACGGAGCGCGGCGCAGGCCGGGCGCTTCGGGAGGTTCGGGGGCCGCTACGTGCCCGAGACCCTGGTCGGGCCGCTCGAGGACCTGGCCGAGGCCCACAGGGCGGCGGTCCGGGACGCCGGGTTCCGGAGGGAGCTCAGCCGGTGGCTGCGCGATTTCGTGGGGCGGCCGACGCCCCTGACGTTCGCGGCACGCACGACCGAGGCGCTCGGCGGCGCGCGCGTCTACCTCAAGCGCGAGGATCTGGCGCACACGGGAGCGCACAAGATCAACAACACGGTGGGCCAGGCGCTCCTCGCGAGGCGGATGGGGAAGGCGCGCGTCATCGCCGAGACGGGGGCCGGCCAGCACGGAGTCGCCACCGCGGCCGCCGCCGCGGCGCTGGGTCTCACGTGCACGATCTACATGGGCGAGACCGACATGGCGCGGCAGCCGCTGAACGTCTCGAGGATGCGGCTCCTGGGCGCCGAGGTGGTCCCGGTCCGCTCCGGCGCGCGAACGCTGAAGGAGGCCGTGAGCGAGGCCCTGCGCGACTGGGCGCTGAACGTCAGAACGACCCACTACGTGCTGGGGTCGGTCCTGGGCCCGCACCCGTTCCCGTCGATGGTGCGCGACTTCCAGAAGGTCATCGGCCGGGAGGCGCGCTCCCAGGTCCTGGCGAAGGAGGGACGCCTGCCGGATCTCCTGATCGCCTGCGTCGGCGGCGGGAGCAACGCCGCCGGGCTGTTCTCCGCGTTCGTCGCCGACCAAGGCGTCACCCTCGTAGGCGTCGAGGCCGGCGGGCTCGGTGCGCGAAGCGGAAAGCACGCGACGCGGCTCGCGGAAGCGCGGCGCGGCGGCACCCCCGGGGTCCTGCACGGCACATACACGGTCGTCCTCCAGGACGCGGCGGGTCAGACGCGCCGCACCCACAGCGTCGCCGCGGGCCTCGACTACCCGGCGGTGGGGCCGGAGCACGCCGATCTCCGCGCGCGCGGCCGGGCCGAGTACGGCTCGGTGACGGACGATGAGGCGCTCGCCGCCTTCGATTTCCTCTGCCGCACCGAGGGGATCCTCCCCGCCCTCGAGAGCGCGCACGCGGTCGCGCACGCGCTGAAGCGGGTGCCCCGGATGAAGCGGAGCGCGGTCGTCGTGGTGAACCTCTCGGGGCGCGGCGACAAGGATGTCGAAACGTTGAGCGCCGCGAGGCGAGCGTGA
- the trpA gene encoding tryptophan synthase subunit alpha, with the protein MISPRSLGEALGAARRTRRAAFVPFLAAGDPSLEWTARFAEELAAAGAAAIELGVPCGDPIADGPAIQAASRRALRAGATLSRILELVSRLRSRGVPVPILLFTYYNPVLRMGLREFARRTRSAGAQGALVVDLPPEEAGDYRHEMGEEGLETVFLASPTTSDERLAIVDRASTAFVYYVARLGVTGARSSLPRSLARRVAGIRGHLRKPLAVGFGISTPEQARKVAGLCDGVVVGSALVRLAAESPPEEASRRMRALAAAMVEAMGEERTSRC; encoded by the coding sequence GTGATTTCCCCGCGGTCCCTCGGCGAAGCGCTGGGCGCCGCTCGGCGGACCCGCCGGGCGGCGTTCGTGCCGTTCCTCGCCGCCGGCGACCCGTCCTTGGAATGGACCGCGCGCTTCGCGGAGGAGCTCGCCGCGGCGGGCGCGGCCGCGATCGAGCTGGGGGTGCCGTGCGGCGACCCGATCGCCGACGGCCCCGCGATCCAGGCCGCGTCGCGGCGCGCTCTCCGGGCCGGGGCGACCCTCTCGAGGATCCTCGAGCTCGTGAGCCGGCTGCGTTCCCGGGGCGTCCCGGTGCCGATCCTGCTGTTCACCTATTACAACCCGGTGCTGAGGATGGGGCTCCGGGAGTTCGCGCGAAGGACCCGGAGCGCCGGGGCGCAAGGGGCCCTCGTCGTCGATCTCCCGCCCGAGGAGGCGGGCGACTACCGGCACGAGATGGGCGAGGAGGGTCTCGAGACCGTGTTCCTCGCGTCGCCCACGACGTCGGACGAGCGGCTCGCGATCGTGGATCGCGCCTCGACGGCGTTCGTCTACTACGTGGCGCGGCTCGGCGTCACGGGAGCGCGCTCGAGCCTTCCACGTTCGCTCGCGCGCCGGGTGGCCGGGATCAGGGGGCACTTGAGGAAGCCGCTGGCGGTCGGATTCGGCATCTCGACGCCGGAGCAGGCGAGGAAGGTCGCGGGGCTGTGCGACGGCGTGGTCGTGGGAAGCGCTCTGGTCCGGCTCGCGGCGGAGAGCCCGCCCGAGGAGGCGAGCCGCAGGATGCGCGCGCTCGCCGCCGCGATGGTCGAGGCCATGGGGGAGGAAAGGACGTCGCGATGCTGA
- the aroF gene encoding 3-deoxy-7-phosphoheptulonate synthase: MLIVMESGFRPEDLETVVAKVEALGFKAHVIPGATSTAVGITGNQGPVDPRPFEVLAGVKQAIPVTRPYKLASRDFRHQDTVMAVDGSSVEIGGGRFVIIAGPCAVESEEQTLRIARQVARAGAHVLRGGAFKPRTSPYAFQGLGEEGLRILAAAREETGLPIISEALDRSSLDAVYRFADIVQVGARNMQNFGLLKDVGRLDKPVMLKRGISATIDEWLMAAEYVLAEGNPRVMLCERGIRTFSNHTRNTLDLSAVPVVQKLSHLPVLVDPSHATGLRDKVSPLARAAAAVGASGLMVEVHDRPEEALSDGPQSLFPEQFAALVHDLRGMGQFLGYSL, encoded by the coding sequence ATGCTGATCGTCATGGAATCCGGGTTCCGGCCCGAGGATCTCGAGACCGTCGTCGCCAAGGTCGAGGCGCTGGGGTTCAAGGCCCACGTCATCCCGGGCGCCACCAGCACGGCGGTCGGGATCACCGGCAACCAGGGGCCCGTGGACCCGCGGCCGTTCGAGGTGCTCGCCGGGGTCAAGCAGGCGATCCCGGTCACGAGACCCTACAAGCTCGCGAGCCGCGATTTCCGCCACCAGGACACGGTGATGGCGGTCGATGGAAGCTCCGTCGAGATCGGCGGCGGCCGCTTCGTGATCATCGCGGGGCCGTGCGCGGTCGAGAGCGAGGAGCAGACCCTTCGCATCGCGCGGCAGGTAGCGCGAGCGGGCGCCCACGTCCTTCGAGGCGGCGCCTTCAAGCCCCGCACCTCGCCGTACGCCTTCCAGGGGCTCGGGGAAGAGGGGCTCAGGATCCTCGCGGCCGCCCGCGAGGAGACCGGCCTGCCGATCATCTCGGAGGCTCTCGACCGGTCGAGCCTCGACGCGGTGTACCGCTTCGCGGACATCGTCCAGGTCGGCGCGCGCAACATGCAGAACTTCGGCCTCCTCAAGGACGTCGGGCGCCTCGACAAGCCCGTGATGCTCAAGCGCGGGATCTCGGCCACGATCGACGAGTGGCTCATGGCGGCCGAGTACGTGCTCGCCGAGGGTAACCCGAGGGTGATGCTCTGCGAGCGCGGGATAAGGACCTTCTCGAACCACACGCGGAACACCCTCGACCTGAGCGCCGTGCCGGTCGTCCAGAAGCTGAGCCACCTGCCGGTGCTGGTGGACCCTAGCCATGCCACCGGGCTGCGCGACAAGGTGTCCCCCCTGGCGCGCGCGGCGGCCGCGGTGGGCGCCAGCGGGCTCATGGTCGAGGTGCACGACCGTCCCGAGGAGGCCCTCTCGGACGGGCCCCAGTCGCTCTTTCCGGAGCAGTTCGCGGCGCTGGTGCACGACCTCCGCGGGATGGGGCAGTTCCTGGGGTACAGTCTGTGA